A genomic stretch from Candidatus Neomarinimicrobiota bacterium includes:
- a CDS encoding GHMP kinase, translated as MRISTPGRICFFGEHQDYLGLPVIAMSISLRAIIKGDKKKGKEVIIHKPDLGETELFSLDDLNYTKQRDYFKSGIRICQNEGLTFSSGFECKITSNIPIRAGTSSSSAINVSWIHFLSKMADNPPNWNQQKIGELTYKAEVTEFDEPGGMMDQYSTAMGNLIYLKSEPKISIRSLNPNLGSFVLGDSCDPKNTMGILSRCRDSRLEMLQKLKVKNPDLTFHSLDENADLSDLNRDEVELYRGTIQNRDLLKQALPELEKNNPDHQLIGELLTEHHSVLRDVLQVSTPKIEAMMNAALDAGALGGKINGSGGGGCMFVYAPDNPEEVAEAIEEVGGEAFFINSDLGTRID; from the coding sequence ATGAGAATCTCTACTCCCGGTCGGATTTGTTTTTTTGGCGAGCATCAGGATTATCTCGGTCTCCCCGTCATAGCAATGTCGATTTCTCTACGGGCGATAATAAAAGGGGATAAGAAAAAAGGTAAAGAAGTCATTATCCATAAACCGGATTTGGGTGAAACTGAATTATTTTCATTAGATGATTTGAATTATACAAAACAGCGGGATTATTTCAAAAGTGGAATTCGGATTTGTCAAAATGAAGGACTTACTTTTTCATCCGGATTCGAGTGTAAGATTACCAGTAATATTCCCATCCGCGCCGGAACCAGTTCTTCCTCGGCTATTAACGTAAGCTGGATTCATTTTTTATCTAAAATGGCGGATAATCCACCAAACTGGAATCAACAGAAAATTGGTGAATTGACCTATAAAGCAGAAGTGACTGAATTTGATGAGCCTGGAGGTATGATGGATCAATATTCAACCGCCATGGGGAATCTTATTTATTTAAAATCGGAACCTAAAATTTCTATTCGATCATTAAATCCGAATTTAGGTTCTTTTGTTTTGGGAGATTCATGTGATCCCAAAAACACTATGGGGATTTTGAGCAGATGTCGCGATTCACGATTAGAAATGCTTCAAAAATTAAAAGTTAAAAATCCAGATTTAACATTTCATTCTTTAGATGAAAATGCTGATCTGTCTGATCTCAATCGAGATGAAGTTGAATTATACCGAGGCACGATCCAAAATCGAGATTTATTAAAACAAGCATTACCGGAATTAGAAAAAAACAATCCAGATCATCAATTGATTGGGGAATTGTTAACAGAACATCATTCAGTATTAAGGGATGTGCTTCAAGTTAGTACACCCAAAATCGAAGCTATGATGAATGCGGCCTTAGATGCCGGCGCTCTGGGTGGAAAAATTAATGGTTCTGGCGGTGGTGGATGTATGTTTGTCTATGCGCCGGACAATCCTGAGGAAGTTGCAGAAGCGATTGAAGAAGTAGGGGGGGAAGCTTTTTTTATTAATTCTGACTTAGGAACAAGAATTGATTAA
- a CDS encoding nucleotidyltransferase, with amino-acid sequence MPNISLLVMAAGMGSRYGGLKQLDAVGPHGETIIDYSVYDAIAAGFTKVVFIIRKDFEDQFKAQVTDKYGGKIQVEFAFQDIHDLPSGYTCPKGRVKPWGTGQAILSAKDLINEPFAAINGDDFYGRESFKTVADYYNDGANQFSMVTFRLENTLSIFGGVTRGLCTVKEGKLDTVVETSDLQKVENGVSSNRDLALDGSEPVSMNMWGFTPVLFSYLQDKFVDFLKAEGSEMKSEYLIPSVVNELIQGGQEDVHILSSAASWFGVTYKEDKAFVVGEIQKLVDMGAYPQQLF; translated from the coding sequence ATGCCCAATATATCACTTTTAGTCATGGCCGCCGGTATGGGGTCACGTTATGGCGGACTCAAACAACTGGACGCGGTAGGACCTCATGGCGAAACAATTATTGATTATTCTGTTTATGATGCGATCGCGGCCGGTTTCACCAAAGTAGTATTTATCATTCGCAAAGATTTCGAAGATCAATTCAAAGCCCAAGTAACGGATAAATATGGTGGCAAGATTCAAGTTGAATTTGCTTTCCAAGATATCCATGATCTGCCCAGTGGATATACATGTCCTAAGGGCCGGGTAAAGCCATGGGGCACAGGGCAGGCAATTTTATCTGCTAAGGATTTGATCAACGAACCATTTGCCGCCATCAATGGTGACGATTTCTATGGAAGGGAATCTTTCAAAACTGTAGCTGATTATTATAATGATGGTGCAAATCAATTCAGCATGGTTACCTTTCGACTGGAGAATACACTTTCTATTTTTGGTGGAGTTACACGGGGATTGTGTACTGTGAAAGAAGGAAAGTTGGATACAGTAGTTGAAACAAGCGATTTACAAAAAGTTGAGAACGGTGTTTCGTCCAATCGTGATTTAGCATTGGATGGAAGTGAGCCGGTATCCATGAATATGTGGGGATTCACACCAGTTCTTTTTAGTTATTTACAGGACAAGTTTGTGGATTTTTTAAAAGCTGAAGGATCCGAAATGAAAAGTGAATATTTGATTCCATCTGTGGTGAATGAATTGATCCAAGGTGGACAGGAAGATGTTCATATACTCAGTAGCGCTGCATCATGGTTTGGTGTTACGTATAAAGAAGATAAAGCCTTTGTCGTAGGCGAAATACAAAAACTGGTGGATATGGGAGCATATCCACAACAACTGTTTTAA